A single region of the bacterium genome encodes:
- a CDS encoding tetratricopeptide repeat protein has translation MMLRPHWIAIALMLVAFLAHGRILSHDFVSYDDDTYVTGNARVLAGMTPEGVRWALTSTAASNWHPLTWVSHMLDVSLFGLRASGHHATSLALHLANTGLLFVLLIAGTGATARSAFVAGLFALHPLHVESVAWIAERKDVLSTLFWFLSILAWFRFARMRSSAAYIAALGFFTLGLASKPMLVTAPFALILLDVWPLGRSGLCGPARNDHPIEKQTLMWLVAEKIPFLLLTIASILITLKAQELSIATTEALPVAQRIANSIVAYPRYLLLTIWPHDLSALNLHPSHWPAQTIAISASVLAAISLLAVASARRYPFLIIGWLWFLGTLVPVIGIVQVGEQWIADRYSYVPLTGIFICVSWGAAEFWKQRAWPKTWAIVLAALVLAACSGASFEQARHWRDSKALFSRMVEIDPGNSIGHNGLGLALERIGAGDDALGHYQLATRGAPYADGEYNLGRFLMDRGKTGRAIPHLERASDLDPDRAETHFYLALASVREGRDPDAVRHYEAGLLRKPDELGAREQFVLILLRLAEASARRGEFEAAVSLAERAAGASGNPALDDLKTEAETRLALYREALREIGSVQTERVSRPKAED, from the coding sequence ATGATGCTCCGACCGCACTGGATCGCAATCGCTTTGATGCTGGTGGCCTTCCTGGCGCACGGACGCATCCTGAGTCACGATTTCGTCAGCTACGACGATGATACGTACGTCACGGGGAATGCGCGCGTTCTCGCAGGAATGACGCCGGAAGGAGTGCGTTGGGCTCTGACGTCGACGGCCGCCAGTAACTGGCATCCACTCACCTGGGTTTCCCATATGCTGGATGTCTCGCTCTTTGGGCTCCGGGCTTCGGGGCATCACGCAACCAGCCTGGCCCTGCATCTGGCGAATACTGGCTTGTTGTTTGTGTTGCTGATTGCGGGCACCGGCGCTACCGCGCGCAGTGCATTTGTGGCGGGGCTCTTCGCATTGCATCCCCTGCACGTCGAGTCAGTGGCCTGGATTGCAGAGCGCAAGGACGTGCTCAGTACACTGTTCTGGTTTCTCTCGATCCTGGCCTGGTTTCGCTTTGCTCGGATGCGTTCCAGTGCCGCCTACATCGCCGCACTGGGTTTCTTCACTCTGGGTCTGGCTTCAAAGCCGATGCTCGTCACCGCACCCTTCGCGCTGATCCTGCTGGACGTGTGGCCGCTGGGAAGGAGCGGACTGTGTGGACCCGCGCGCAACGATCATCCAATCGAAAAGCAAACGCTGATGTGGCTCGTAGCGGAGAAGATTCCTTTCCTTCTGCTCACGATCGCCTCGATCCTGATCACTCTGAAAGCCCAGGAACTCTCGATCGCGACGACGGAAGCGCTTCCGGTCGCCCAGCGCATCGCCAATTCGATCGTGGCCTATCCGCGTTATCTCCTGCTCACGATCTGGCCTCACGATCTCAGCGCGCTCAACCTGCATCCCAGCCACTGGCCGGCTCAAACGATCGCAATCAGTGCCTCGGTTCTTGCGGCGATCTCCCTTCTGGCCGTCGCCAGTGCTCGGCGCTACCCGTTCCTGATCATCGGATGGCTCTGGTTTCTCGGGACACTCGTACCGGTGATTGGCATCGTTCAGGTGGGAGAGCAATGGATCGCCGATCGCTACAGTTATGTTCCACTGACGGGTATCTTCATCTGCGTATCTTGGGGTGCCGCGGAGTTCTGGAAGCAACGCGCATGGCCGAAGACCTGGGCAATCGTTCTGGCCGCACTCGTTCTGGCAGCCTGCAGCGGCGCGAGTTTCGAGCAGGCGCGCCACTGGCGCGACAGCAAAGCCCTGTTTTCGCGAATGGTCGAGATCGATCCGGGAAATTCAATCGGGCACAATGGTCTCGGTCTTGCGCTGGAACGGATCGGGGCCGGAGATGACGCGCTGGGGCACTACCAACTCGCGACCCGCGGTGCTCCCTATGCGGATGGCGAGTACAACCTCGGTCGATTCCTGATGGACCGGGGCAAGACAGGGAGAGCCATTCCGCATCTCGAGCGCGCCAGCGATCTGGACCCAGACCGAGCCGAGACACATTTCTATCTGGCACTCGCATCGGTGCGCGAAGGTCGCGACCCCGATGCGGTTCGCCACTACGAAGCCGGACTCCTGCGAAAACCCGATGAACTCGGTGCGCGCGAGCAGTTCGTGCTCATTTTGCTGAGGCTTGCAGAGGCCAGCGCCAGAAGAGGAGAGTTTGAAGCCGCCGTTTCACTCGCGGAGCGGGCGGCGGGAGCGTCTGGCAATCCCGCACTCGACGATTTGAAGACCGAAGCCGAAACTCGGCTTGCGCTGTACCGCGAAGCCCTTCGGGAGATCGGATCGGTTCAAACTGAACGTGTATCCCGACCAAAGGCCGAGGACTGA
- the hspQ gene encoding heat shock protein HspQ, with translation MIEREGKFGIGQVVRHRVYPFRGVIFDVDPEFANTEEWWQSIPEEVRPHKEQPYYHLLAVGERGSYVAYVSEQNLVSDPEGGPVAHPQVDEIFGELRDGSYQLLRHRAN, from the coding sequence ATGATCGAGCGAGAAGGGAAGTTCGGAATCGGCCAGGTGGTGCGGCACCGCGTGTACCCGTTTCGCGGCGTGATTTTCGACGTGGATCCGGAATTCGCCAACACGGAAGAATGGTGGCAATCGATTCCCGAAGAAGTTCGACCGCACAAAGAGCAGCCCTACTATCACCTGCTTGCGGTCGGCGAGCGCGGATCCTATGTCGCTTATGTTTCGGAGCAGAACCTGGTATCGGACCCGGAGGGAGGCCCTGTGGCACATCCGCAGGTGGACGAGATCTTCGGTGAGCTTCGCGACGGCTCGTATCAATTGCTTCGACATCGAGCAAACTGA